The window ACAAAAGCTACTGCATAACCAGGATCGGGACTTTCCCCTCTAACTATAATGCGGGGTATTCCATAACTACCATCAATATAAGAGAAACTTTTTTTAGGCTGTGTTTTTTTCTTTTTACTTTTAGCCATTTTTGTCTGATTAGTTGTTTGATTAATACTAATGTACTACAATATTATTGTTGAGTCAAGTTGGTGTGATTAGACTCGCTTAATCCAACAAACTAGATTTCAAAGTTTCTTCTAAAGTAAAAGGTGACTCTTTAGGGAAAAAGTTTAACTTAATTCCTGTTTCCTCCGATGCTTTCAAACGTGCTTTTTGATAACAATCATCAAACAATTCGGAAATAAGAGGTTGCAAACTGGGACTATCTTCTAGTAATCCTTCAATACAAATACGCTGTTCGCTGATGGTGCTACGCCAACTTTCACTCCGTTTTTCCGGCTGATATTGCCACTTTAACAAGTGCATTAAAAGCACAACCAAACGGCTTTTCAACTCGCGCTTCTCACTTCTGCCCATACTTTCAATTTCTTCTATTAAATTAGGAATATCTATTTCATTAAATTTACCTTCTTTTAACTGTTGAGCAGTAGCTTGAATCCACAGATAAAAATCGCGATCGTAGAGACTTTTTGGAGTTGCGATCGACCCTTGGTTCATACCTAATCTCCTTCTAATTTAGACTATGGCAAAAATGGTAAATTCCGTTCACCCTAAAAGGTTTACGATCTCCTCATCGGTAAACCCAAATTGCCTAAAAATTCGCAACACATAAGCAGGTGACATCTCCCCCGCACCCATATCAATAGGAACAACTCTCTGCATCTCGCCAAATTCACGAACATATAAACAATGATCGCCTTTTCCCTCTCTATAGAATATGCAGCCATTTTTCTCCAAAATCTTGATTAACTGCCTCGGTTTAAGGGAAGGTATATTTTTAGGCATAAACTTTCCTTAATTCATAAATATCTGAACTAATATCCTCGCCCTCAACCGTCAAAAACTCATGCAATTCTTCTATAGAAATCGGAGCGCTATAAACATTTGTTCCTGTTTCATAAACCTCTTGAAAAGACTCTATAGCCTCCTTAAGCTTGCTAATAGAATCTTCTGGATTACTTCCTTGTCCTACTAATCCATTCTCTAAGCACAAAGACACCCAATAACCCGCACTTTGCCTGAGTACCACTGTGTAAAATTCCATTGCTTCACCTGCTAACTCATCATGTAATACCAAATCCCCTACCATTACCCCTTTTATTCTCTCCCTCTTCTCTCTGCGTCCTCTGCGCCTCTGCGGTTCGTTCAAAATAAGGTGGGCAAAAAGCCCACCCTACCATCATTCTAATTCAACGCACCCGCCGGAATACCCAAAATATCTTCAATCTTAGGCATATCTTCCAACGCAATCACCCTTCCTTCATCCTCAAAACCAGCAATTCGATCGAAATTCAAATACCGATACAAATCACCAGCTAAAGGATGAATTTTCTTCGCCACAATATCCAGATATTCCTGCACCGTCGGAATCCTTCCCAACAGCGCACAAACTGCTGCTAATTCAGCCGAACCTAGATAAACTCGCGCATCTTTACCCATGCGATTATTGAAATTTCGGGTAGAAGTTGAAAACACCGTTGTAGCATCAGCAACTCGCGCTTGATTGCCCATACAAAGACTGCAACCAGGCATTTCCGTTCTCGCACCAGCAGCACCGAAAATGCCATAGTAACCTTCTTCTTTCAATTGCTGTTCATCCATCCGAGTTGGTGGACAAATCCACAACCGAGTTTTCACCGCACCTTCGCCTTCCAAAACTTTCGCAGTAGCGCGATAATGACCGATATTTGTCATGCAAGAACCAACGAATACTTCCTGCACTGGATCGTTAGCAACTTCGGACAATAATTTAATATTATCCGGGTCATTTGGTGCGGCAACAATCGGTTCTTTGATTTCGTTCAAATCGATTTCGATTATTTCCGCATATTCCGCATCTGCGTCAGCTTCCATTAACACTGGATTTGCCAACCATTGCTCCATTTTCGCCACGCGACGCATGATAGTACGCGCATCTTGATAACCACGCGCTACCATATTTTTTAATAGCGCAATGTTAGAACGGATATACTCGGAAACCGTTTCTACACTCAGTTTAATCGTACAACCAGCACAAGAACGTTCGGCTGTAGCATCAGTCAATTCAAAAGCTTGCTCGACTTTCAAATCTGGCAAACCTTCAATCTCCATAATCCGCCCGGAGAAGACATTTTTCTTATTCTTCTTCTCCACAGTGAGCAACCCTTTTTGAATTGCGACATAAGGAATCGCATTGACGATATCTCGCAGGGTTACACCCGGTTGCAATTCACCTTTGAATCGCACTAAAACTGATTCCGGCATATCCAAAGGCATCACGCCTAAAGCAGCTGCAAATGCTACCAAACCGGAACCTGCGGGGAAGGAAATTCCTAATGGAAAACGAGTATGAGAATCGCCACCTGTTCCTACCGTATCTGGTAACAACATTCGGTTTAACCAAGAGTGAATAATGCCATCACCGGGACGCAATGAAACGCCGCCGCGCTGTGCAATGAAATCGGTTAATTCTTTGTGCGTTTTCACGTCAACTGGTTTGGGATATGCTGCTGTGTGGCAGAAACTTTGCATGACTAAATCTGCACTGAATCCCAAACAAGCGAGTTCTTTTAATTCATCTCTAGTCATCGGGCCTGTGGTATCCTGGGAACCAACTGTTGTCATGATTGGTTCGCAAGATGTACCGGGACGAACGCCTGGTAATCCGCAAGCTTTGCCGACCATTTTCTGTGCTAAAGTGTAGCCTTTGCCAGTATCTTCTGGTTGTTTTGGACGGGTGAAAACGGTACTTGCTTCTAATCCTAATGCGGCGCGAGTTTTATCGGTGAGAGTGCGTCCAATTAATAGAGGAATGCGTCCGCCTGCTCTTACTTCGTCGAGAATTGTATCTGGTTTGAGGGTAAAATTGGAGATAATTTCGCCTGCTTCGTTGACAATTTCACCTTTGTAGGGATGAATGGTAATTACCATTCCGGTTTCCATTTTGGTGACATCGCATTCGATCGGCAATGCACCGGAATCTTCGGCAGTATTGAAGAAGATAGGAGCGATCGCACTTCCTAAAATATATCCCCCATTTCGCTTATTGGGAACATGAGGAATATCATCCCCAATATGCCACAACACCGAATTGATCGCCGACTTGCGCGAAGAACCAGTCCCGACAACATCCCCCACATAAGCGACAGGATGCCCTTTTTCCTTCAATTGTGCAATAGTTTGCAACGCTCCCGGCATCCGCGATTCCAACATTACAGTCGCGTGCAACGGAATATCCGGGCGCGTGGTAGCATGAGGTGCGGGCGATAGATCGTCGGTATTCGTTTCGCCGGGAACCTTGAACACCGTTACAGTAATCTCTTTCGGCAATTTGGGACGCCCAATAAACCAAGCTGCATTCGCCCAAGCATCCACCACCTGCTTGGCGTAGGGATTGACATCGGACAAATGCAAGACATCGTTGAACGCATCAAACACCAACAATGTTTTACTTAAAGCCGTGGCTGCTGCCCCTGCAATTAAGCTATCGTGAGACTTGAGCAAATCTACCAATGATTGCACATTGTACCCACCCAACATCGTACCCAACAGGTAAACTGCTGATTGGGGAGTAATTAAGGGACAAGAAATTTCGCCCTTAGCAACAGCAGTAAGAAATCCTGCTTTCACGTAAGCAGCAGCATCCACTCCCGGAGGAACGCGATTTGTCAGCAAATCCAACAATGTCTCTTCTTCCCCCGATGGCGGATTTTTCAGCAGTTCGCACAATTCCGATGTCTGCTGTGCATTTAAAGGTAGCGGCGGAATGCCCAATTTTGCCCGTTCTTCAATTTGTTGGCGGTAAGCTGACAACATTCAAGTGTTCTCCTGATGGATTATCCTAGTTATAATCGTTAGTCTATCG of the Leptolyngbyaceae cyanobacterium genome contains:
- a CDS encoding DUF29 domain-containing protein; this encodes MNQGSIATPKSLYDRDFYLWIQATAQQLKEGKFNEIDIPNLIEEIESMGRSEKRELKSRLVVLLMHLLKWQYQPEKRSESWRSTISEQRICIEGLLEDSPSLQPLISELFDDCYQKARLKASEETGIKLNFFPKESPFTLEETLKSSLLD
- a CDS encoding type II toxin-antitoxin system HicA family toxin → MPKNIPSLKPRQLIKILEKNGCIFYREGKGDHCLYVREFGEMQRVVPIDMGAGEMSPAYVLRIFRQFGFTDEEIVNLLG
- the acnB gene encoding bifunctional aconitate hydratase 2/2-methylisocitrate dehydratase, with amino-acid sequence MLSAYRQQIEERAKLGIPPLPLNAQQTSELCELLKNPPSGEEETLLDLLTNRVPPGVDAAAYVKAGFLTAVAKGEISCPLITPQSAVYLLGTMLGGYNVQSLVDLLKSHDSLIAGAAATALSKTLLVFDAFNDVLHLSDVNPYAKQVVDAWANAAWFIGRPKLPKEITVTVFKVPGETNTDDLSPAPHATTRPDIPLHATVMLESRMPGALQTIAQLKEKGHPVAYVGDVVGTGSSRKSAINSVLWHIGDDIPHVPNKRNGGYILGSAIAPIFFNTAEDSGALPIECDVTKMETGMVITIHPYKGEIVNEAGEIISNFTLKPDTILDEVRAGGRIPLLIGRTLTDKTRAALGLEASTVFTRPKQPEDTGKGYTLAQKMVGKACGLPGVRPGTSCEPIMTTVGSQDTTGPMTRDELKELACLGFSADLVMQSFCHTAAYPKPVDVKTHKELTDFIAQRGGVSLRPGDGIIHSWLNRMLLPDTVGTGGDSHTRFPLGISFPAGSGLVAFAAALGVMPLDMPESVLVRFKGELQPGVTLRDIVNAIPYVAIQKGLLTVEKKNKKNVFSGRIMEIEGLPDLKVEQAFELTDATAERSCAGCTIKLSVETVSEYIRSNIALLKNMVARGYQDARTIMRRVAKMEQWLANPVLMEADADAEYAEIIEIDLNEIKEPIVAAPNDPDNIKLLSEVANDPVQEVFVGSCMTNIGHYRATAKVLEGEGAVKTRLWICPPTRMDEQQLKEEGYYGIFGAAGARTEMPGCSLCMGNQARVADATTVFSTSTRNFNNRMGKDARVYLGSAELAAVCALLGRIPTVQEYLDIVAKKIHPLAGDLYRYLNFDRIAGFEDEGRVIALEDMPKIEDILGIPAGALN